One window of the Mycobacterium haemophilum DSM 44634 genome contains the following:
- a CDS encoding alpha/beta fold hydrolase — translation MPTNLLTCRGGRGEPLVLVHGLMGRGSTWSRQLPWLSQLGTVYTYDAPWHRGRDVVDPYPISTERFVTDLADAVSTLGVPARLVGHSMGAMHSWCLAAERPDLVSALVVEDMAPDFRGRSTGPWEPWLHGLPVEFDSAEQVFNEFGPVAGQYFLDAFDRTSTGWQLHGHTSRWIEIAAEWGTRDYWEHWLAVRSPALLIEAGTSVTPPGQMLAMTKTACRTTYLHVPEAGHLIHDEATQVYRQAVESFFAGCAGRA, via the coding sequence GTGCCCACCAATCTGTTGACCTGCCGCGGCGGACGCGGCGAACCGTTGGTCCTGGTCCACGGTCTGATGGGCCGGGGTAGCACCTGGTCGCGTCAGCTGCCGTGGCTCAGCCAGCTGGGCACCGTTTACACCTACGACGCGCCGTGGCACCGGGGCCGTGACGTCGTCGATCCATACCCGATCAGCACCGAACGCTTCGTGACCGATCTGGCCGATGCGGTGAGTACGTTGGGAGTGCCGGCCCGGCTGGTCGGGCATTCTATGGGTGCCATGCACTCCTGGTGTCTGGCCGCTGAACGTCCGGATTTGGTCTCGGCCCTGGTGGTCGAGGATATGGCGCCAGACTTTCGTGGCCGCAGCACCGGTCCATGGGAGCCCTGGTTGCATGGTCTTCCGGTCGAATTCGACTCTGCCGAACAGGTATTCAATGAATTCGGGCCTGTCGCCGGTCAGTATTTTCTGGATGCCTTTGACCGCACCTCCACCGGTTGGCAGCTGCATGGTCACACTTCACGATGGATCGAGATCGCCGCCGAGTGGGGCACCCGCGACTACTGGGAGCACTGGCTTGCCGTGCGGTCGCCAGCGCTGCTGATTGAGGCGGGCACCTCGGTCACGCCGCCCGGCCAGATGCTCGCCATGACCAAAACTGCTTGTCGGACAACCTACTTGCATGTCCCCGAAGCTGGTCATCTGATTCACGATGAGGCAACGCAGGTATATCGGCAGGCTGTCGAGTCTTTCTTCGCGGGCTGCGCCGGGCGTGCCTGA
- a CDS encoding A/G-specific adenine glycosylase gives MTHIVPEIRIPAGGLLDWYQQSRRDLPWRQPGVTAWQILVSEFMLQQTPVARVLSIWPDWVRRWPTPSATAAASAADVLRAWGKLGYPRRAKRLHECATVIARDHGDAVPDDVDTLLRLPGVGSYTARAIACFAYRQPVPVVDTNVRRVVARAVHGRAEAGPPSATRDHADVSALLPGEEAAPQFSVALMELGAIVCTARSPRCGLCPLNECAWRHAGYPPAQGPARRVQQYAGTDRQVRGRLLDVLRAKDSPVTGAELDVAWLTDCAQRDRALDSLLADGLVTRTTDGRFALAGEG, from the coding sequence ATGACACACATTGTGCCTGAGATAAGAATCCCGGCCGGCGGGCTGCTCGACTGGTACCAACAATCGCGCCGTGACTTGCCCTGGCGACAGCCCGGTGTCACCGCATGGCAAATCCTGGTCAGCGAGTTCATGTTGCAGCAGACGCCGGTGGCTCGGGTGTTGTCGATCTGGCCAGATTGGGTGCGACGCTGGCCCACCCCGTCGGCCACCGCCGCGGCCAGCGCAGCGGACGTACTACGCGCCTGGGGCAAGCTGGGCTATCCGAGGCGGGCCAAGCGTTTACACGAGTGCGCCACCGTCATCGCACGTGACCACGGCGATGCGGTTCCCGACGACGTCGATACCTTGCTGAGGTTGCCGGGCGTCGGCAGCTACACCGCACGAGCCATCGCGTGCTTCGCCTACCGTCAGCCGGTGCCGGTGGTGGACACTAATGTGCGTCGCGTGGTGGCCCGCGCCGTGCATGGCCGAGCCGAGGCCGGCCCGCCATCTGCAACGCGCGACCATGCCGACGTCTCGGCACTGCTGCCGGGCGAGGAAGCAGCGCCACAATTTTCGGTGGCGCTGATGGAGTTGGGCGCGATCGTGTGCACGGCGCGGTCGCCGCGATGCGGGTTGTGCCCACTCAATGAATGCGCATGGCGGCATGCGGGCTATCCGCCCGCCCAAGGGCCGGCGCGGCGCGTGCAGCAATACGCGGGAACCGACCGTCAGGTTCGCGGGCGGCTGCTGGATGTGTTGCGCGCCAAGGATTCTCCGGTTACCGGAGCCGAGCTGGACGTGGCCTGGCTAACCGATTGCGCCCAGCGTGACCGGGCGCTCGATTCGTTGCTTGCGGACGGCCTGGTGACCCGTACAACTGACGGCCGGTTCGCTTTGGCCGGCGAGGGCTGA
- the panC gene encoding pantoate--beta-alanine ligase, with protein sequence MTNSRPPAFDPGELNVYSTPRDVTDVSRALRHTGRRVMLVPTMGALHDGHLALVRAAKRVPGSVVVVSIFVNPLQFGAAEDLDAYPQTLDEDLALLRAEGVEIVFAPTVAAMYPEYPHGLRTTVHAGALASELEGGPRPTHFSGVLTVVLKLLQIVRPDRIFFGEKDYQQLVLIRQMVADLNIDVVVVGVPTVREADGLAMSSRNRYLDPVQRDLAVALSAALTAGAHAATGGAQAALDAARAVLDATPGLVVDYLELRDAGLGPVCDNASGRLLVAARLGATRLLDNIAIEIGNFAGTAGPDERRAEHAQTPWRN encoded by the coding sequence GTGACGAACAGCCGGCCGCCGGCATTCGACCCGGGCGAACTCAATGTGTACTCGACGCCCCGAGACGTCACCGACGTCAGCCGCGCGCTGCGTCACACCGGCCGCCGGGTGATGCTGGTGCCGACGATGGGCGCGCTGCACGACGGGCACCTGGCCCTGGTTCGCGCGGCCAAACGCGTGCCCGGTTCGGTGGTCGTGGTGTCGATTTTCGTCAACCCGCTGCAATTCGGCGCCGCGGAAGACCTCGACGCTTACCCGCAAACCCTCGACGAGGATTTGGCGCTGCTGCGCGCCGAAGGTGTCGAGATTGTGTTCGCGCCGACCGTTGCGGCCATGTACCCCGAGTATCCCCACGGACTGCGCACCACCGTGCACGCCGGGGCGTTAGCGTCCGAACTCGAAGGTGGCCCGCGGCCAACCCATTTCAGCGGCGTGCTGACCGTGGTGCTCAAGCTGCTCCAGATTGTGCGTCCGGACCGGATTTTCTTCGGTGAGAAGGACTACCAGCAGCTGGTCCTGATCCGGCAGATGGTCGCCGACCTGAACATCGACGTCGTTGTGGTCGGCGTCCCGACCGTGCGCGAAGCCGACGGGCTGGCGATGTCGTCGCGCAACCGCTACCTGGATCCGGTGCAGCGCGATCTGGCTGTGGCGCTGTCGGCGGCGTTGACGGCCGGGGCGCACGCCGCGACGGGGGGCGCGCAGGCTGCGCTGGACGCGGCCCGCGCGGTGCTCGACGCCACACCTGGCCTTGTGGTCGATTACCTGGAGCTACGCGACGCCGGGCTCGGCCCGGTGTGCGACAACGCGTCCGGCCGGCTGCTGGTGGCGGCCAGGCTTGGCGCCACCAGACTGCTGGACAACATCGCGATTGAGATCGGAAATTTCGCCGGCACCGCTGGGCCGGACGAACGTCGGGCTGAACACGCCCAAACGCCTTGGAGGAACTGA
- the mhuD gene encoding mycobilin-forming heme oxygenase MhuD — protein sequence MPVVKINAIEVPADAGPELERRFAHRAHAVENSPGFLGFQLLRPVKGENRYFVVTHWESDEAFQAWANGPAIEAHAGHRANPVATGSSLLEFEVVLDVAATGQTS from the coding sequence ATGCCAGTGGTGAAGATCAATGCAATCGAGGTACCCGCCGATGCTGGCCCCGAACTGGAAAGGCGGTTCGCCCACCGCGCGCATGCGGTCGAGAACTCTCCAGGCTTCCTCGGCTTTCAGCTGCTCCGCCCGGTCAAAGGCGAAAACCGATATTTCGTGGTGACACACTGGGAGTCCGATGAAGCATTCCAGGCGTGGGCGAACGGTCCCGCCATCGAAGCCCACGCTGGTCACCGTGCCAACCCGGTGGCGACTGGCTCGTCGCTGCTGGAATTCGAGGTTGTGCTGGACGTTGCCGCGACCGGCCAGACGAGCTAG
- the panD gene encoding aspartate 1-decarboxylase: MLRTMLKSKIHRATVTQADLHYVGSVTIDADLMDAADLLEGEQLTIVDIDNGARLVTYAIAGERGTGVIGINGAAAHLVHPGDLVILIAYGTMEDAEARAYQPRIVFVDADNKPIDLGHDPGSVPLDISVAGELLDPRIGAR, encoded by the coding sequence ATGTTACGGACGATGCTGAAGTCGAAGATCCACCGCGCCACCGTCACGCAGGCGGATCTGCACTATGTCGGCTCGGTGACCATCGACGCCGATTTGATGGACGCTGCGGACCTGCTCGAGGGGGAACAGTTGACCATCGTTGACATCGATAACGGCGCCCGGCTCGTCACTTACGCGATTGCCGGCGAACGCGGCACCGGCGTGATTGGAATCAACGGTGCCGCAGCGCATCTCGTTCATCCGGGCGATCTGGTGATCCTGATCGCCTATGGCACCATGGAAGACGCCGAGGCACGCGCCTACCAGCCGCGGATTGTGTTCGTTGACGCCGACAACAAGCCGATCGACCTGGGCCACGATCCAGGCTCGGTGCCGTTGGACATATCCGTCGCCGGCGAACTACTTGATCCCCGGATCGGCGCGCGGTAA
- the clpC1 gene encoding ATP-dependent protease ATP-binding subunit ClpC — protein sequence MFERFTDRARRVVVLAQEEARMLNHNYIGTEHILLGLIHEGEGVAAKSLESLGISLEGVRSQVEEIIGQGQQAPSGHIPFTPRAKKVLELSLREALQLGHNYIGTEHILLGLIREGEGVAAQVLVKLGAELTRVRQQVIQLLSGYQGKEAAEAGTGGRGGESGSPSTSLVLDQFGRNLTAAAMEGKLDPVIGREKEIERVMQVLSRRTKNNPVLIGEPGVGKTAVVEGLAQAIVHGEVPETLKDKQLYTLDLGSLVAGSRYRGDFEERLKKVLKEINTRGDIILFIDELHTLVGAGAAEGAIDAASILKPKLARGELQTIGATTLDEYRKYIEKDAALERRFQPVQVGEPTVEHTIEILKGLRDRYEAHHRVSITDSAMVAAATLADRYINDRFLPDKAIDLIDEAGARMRIRRMTAPPDLREFDEKIAEARREKESAIDAQDFEKAASLRDREKTLVAQRAEREKQWRSGDLDVVAEVDDEQIAEVLGNWTGIPVFKLTEAETTRLLRMEEELHKRIIGQEDAVKAVSKAIRRTRAGLKDPKRPSGSFIFAGPSGVGKTELSKALANFLFGDDDALIQIDMGEFHDRFTASRLFGAPPGYVGYEEGGQLTEKVRRKPFSVVLFDEIEKAHQEIYNSLLQVLEDGRLTDGQGRTVDFKNTVLIFTSNLGTSDISKPVGLGFTQGGGENDYERMKQKVNDELKKHFRPEFLNRIDDIIVFHQLSRDEIIRMVDLMISRVANQLKAKDMALELTDNAKALLAKRGFDPVLGARPLRRTIQREIEDQLSEKILFEEVGPGQVVTVDVDNWDGEGPGEDAKFTFTGARKPPAEPDLAKAGAHSAGGPGPVEQ from the coding sequence ATGTTCGAAAGATTTACCGATCGTGCCCGCAGGGTGGTCGTCCTGGCGCAAGAAGAGGCCCGGATGCTCAACCACAACTACATCGGCACCGAGCACATCCTGTTGGGCCTGATCCACGAAGGCGAAGGCGTCGCGGCGAAATCGTTGGAGTCGCTGGGGATTTCACTCGAAGGTGTTCGCAGCCAGGTCGAGGAGATTATCGGCCAGGGCCAGCAGGCGCCGTCCGGGCACATCCCGTTTACGCCCCGTGCCAAGAAGGTTCTTGAGCTGAGCTTGCGTGAGGCGCTGCAGCTCGGCCACAACTACATCGGCACCGAGCACATTTTGCTGGGCCTGATCCGGGAGGGGGAGGGCGTGGCCGCCCAGGTGCTGGTCAAGCTCGGCGCCGAGCTAACCCGGGTGCGTCAGCAGGTGATCCAGCTGCTGAGCGGCTACCAGGGCAAGGAAGCTGCCGAAGCGGGTACCGGTGGTCGGGGAGGAGAGTCAGGCTCGCCTTCTACCTCCTTGGTTCTCGACCAGTTCGGCCGCAACCTGACGGCTGCCGCGATGGAGGGCAAGCTGGATCCGGTCATCGGCCGCGAAAAGGAAATTGAGCGGGTGATGCAGGTGCTGAGCCGGCGCACCAAGAACAACCCGGTGCTGATCGGCGAGCCCGGTGTCGGCAAGACCGCTGTTGTCGAGGGTCTGGCGCAGGCGATCGTGCACGGCGAGGTCCCCGAGACGCTGAAAGACAAGCAGCTTTATACGCTGGATCTGGGCTCGCTGGTGGCCGGCTCGCGCTACCGCGGTGACTTCGAGGAGCGTCTGAAGAAGGTGCTCAAGGAGATCAACACCCGCGGCGACATCATCCTGTTCATCGACGAGCTGCACACCCTGGTGGGTGCCGGTGCCGCCGAGGGCGCGATTGACGCGGCAAGCATCCTCAAGCCCAAGCTGGCCCGCGGTGAGCTGCAAACGATTGGCGCCACCACCCTCGACGAATACCGCAAGTACATCGAAAAAGACGCCGCTCTGGAGCGCCGCTTCCAGCCGGTGCAGGTGGGCGAGCCGACGGTGGAGCACACCATCGAGATCCTCAAGGGCCTGCGGGACCGCTACGAGGCCCACCACCGGGTGTCGATCACCGATTCGGCGATGGTGGCCGCCGCCACCCTGGCCGACCGCTACATCAACGACCGGTTCCTGCCGGACAAGGCGATCGACCTGATCGACGAGGCGGGCGCCCGGATGCGGATTCGCCGGATGACCGCGCCGCCAGACCTGCGTGAGTTCGACGAGAAGATCGCTGAGGCCCGCCGAGAGAAAGAGTCGGCGATCGACGCCCAGGACTTCGAGAAGGCGGCCAGCCTGCGGGATCGGGAGAAGACTCTGGTGGCGCAGCGCGCCGAACGCGAAAAGCAATGGCGTTCAGGCGATCTCGATGTCGTTGCGGAGGTCGACGACGAGCAGATCGCCGAGGTGCTGGGCAACTGGACCGGTATCCCGGTGTTCAAGCTCACCGAGGCCGAGACCACCCGGCTGCTCCGTATGGAGGAGGAGCTGCACAAGCGGATCATCGGCCAGGAGGATGCCGTCAAGGCGGTGTCCAAGGCGATCCGTCGTACCCGGGCCGGGCTAAAAGACCCCAAGCGCCCGTCGGGTTCGTTCATCTTCGCCGGCCCGTCCGGTGTCGGTAAGACCGAGCTGTCCAAGGCGCTGGCCAACTTCTTGTTCGGTGACGACGACGCGCTCATCCAGATCGACATGGGCGAGTTTCATGACCGGTTCACCGCGTCGCGGCTGTTCGGCGCTCCGCCGGGATACGTCGGCTACGAGGAGGGCGGCCAGCTCACCGAGAAGGTGCGGCGCAAGCCGTTCTCGGTGGTGCTGTTCGACGAGATCGAAAAGGCGCACCAGGAGATCTACAACAGCCTGTTGCAGGTGCTCGAGGACGGGCGGCTCACCGATGGGCAGGGGCGCACGGTGGACTTCAAAAACACTGTGCTGATCTTCACGTCGAATCTGGGGACATCCGATATTTCTAAGCCCGTCGGTCTGGGCTTCACCCAGGGTGGCGGTGAGAACGACTACGAGCGGATGAAGCAGAAGGTCAACGACGAGCTGAAGAAGCACTTCCGCCCGGAGTTCCTCAACCGCATCGACGACATCATCGTCTTCCACCAGCTGAGCCGCGACGAGATCATCCGGATGGTCGACCTCATGATCAGCCGGGTCGCTAACCAGCTCAAGGCCAAAGACATGGCGCTGGAGCTGACCGACAACGCCAAGGCCCTGTTGGCCAAGCGTGGCTTCGATCCGGTGCTGGGTGCTCGTCCGCTGCGTCGCACCATCCAGCGTGAGATCGAGGACCAGCTCTCGGAGAAGATCCTCTTCGAGGAGGTCGGGCCGGGGCAGGTCGTCACCGTCGACGTGGACAACTGGGATGGCGAAGGCCCGGGCGAGGACGCGAAGTTCACCTTCACTGGCGCCCGTAAGCCGCCGGCCGAGCCCGATCTGGCCAAGGCCGGAGCGCACAGCGCTGGTGGTCCTGGGCCGGTCGAGCAGTAG
- a CDS encoding PPE domain-containing protein — MRLAAQTTGSSFYWWLPAGLLPEANSAEIYFGRCPDAMLAAANEWQRVANEMFEIPRSFEKVRTALQASGSVRQRRRRGDPAIPEVVTGGRSWCRVHRQTDP, encoded by the coding sequence ATTCGGCTCGCCGCCCAAACGACGGGCAGTAGCTTCTATTGGTGGCTGCCAGCAGGGTTACTGCCGGAGGCCAACTCCGCCGAGATATATTTCGGCCGGTGTCCTGACGCGATGTTGGCAGCCGCCAATGAGTGGCAGCGCGTGGCTAATGAGATGTTTGAAATACCCCGTTCGTTCGAGAAAGTGCGAACGGCGTTGCAAGCGAGTGGTTCGGTCCGTCAGCGACGGAGACGCGGCGACCCTGCCATTCCAGAAGTGGTTACGGGAGGTCGCAGTTGGTGCCGTGTGCACCGTCAAACAGATCCGTAA
- the lsr2 gene encoding histone-like nucleoid-structuring protein Lsr2, with protein MAKKVTVTLVDDFDGAGAADETVEFGLDGVTYEIDLTNKNAAKLRGDLRQWVSAGRRVGGRRRGRSSSGRGRGAMDREQSAAIREWARRNGHNVSTRGRIPADVIDAFHAAT; from the coding sequence ATGGCGAAGAAAGTGACCGTCACCTTGGTCGATGATTTCGACGGTGCGGGCGCCGCCGACGAAACGGTCGAATTCGGGCTTGACGGGGTAACCTACGAGATCGACCTTACGAACAAGAATGCCGCGAAACTGCGCGGCGATCTGAGGCAATGGGTGTCTGCCGGACGCCGCGTCGGCGGTCGGCGGCGAGGACGTTCCAGTTCTGGACGTGGCCGTGGGGCGATGGATCGCGAACAGAGCGCGGCGATCCGGGAATGGGCTCGTCGGAACGGGCACAATGTGTCGACTCGTGGCCGTATTCCGGCTGACGTCATCGACGCATTCCACGCGGCGACCTAA
- a CDS encoding Cpe/LpqF family protein (Related to clavulanate biosynthesis protein Cpe, which has an isomerase-like N-terminal domain and a beta-lactamase-like C-terminal domain.), translating to MPRPARRASRRLARHRAVAVTATAALVVTLAPGCSRSAAPHANAADPGLRIDTRTPPGVRAQQTMDMLNSDWPIGSVGVRTLASHDMVDSIRTTMEELWWDRPFTLDGVDISASVATLHLISSYGARQDIRIHTDDDGWVDRFDLNTQSPSITSWHDVDAVLSKTGARYSYQVAKVDNGRCDPVQGTNTAESLPLASIFKLYVLHALADAVRNGTVSWDDQLTVTDKSRAVGSSGLELPPGAHVSVRTAAEKMIATSDNMATDLLIDRMGTQAIEEALVTAGHHDPASMTPFPTMYELFSVGWGQPDLRSQWKQAPQQLRAQLLQQANSTPYQPDPTRAHTPASSYGAEWYGSAEDICRIHAALQADAVGQATPVKQILSAVAGIQLDRSEWPYIGAKAGGLPGDLTFSWYAVDKTQQPWVVSFQLNWPRDHGPTVTGWMLQLAKQVFALLVPR from the coding sequence TTGCCGCGACCGGCCAGACGAGCTAGCCGGCGCCTCGCACGACACCGCGCGGTGGCGGTAACTGCCACCGCCGCGCTGGTCGTGACCCTGGCGCCGGGTTGCTCCCGTTCTGCTGCCCCGCACGCGAACGCCGCGGATCCGGGACTGCGGATCGACACTAGGACTCCTCCCGGTGTACGTGCCCAGCAGACCATGGACATGCTCAACTCGGACTGGCCCATCGGCTCGGTCGGAGTTCGCACCCTCGCGTCGCATGACATGGTGGACTCGATCCGAACCACCATGGAAGAGCTATGGTGGGATCGTCCGTTCACCCTCGACGGTGTAGACATCAGCGCCAGCGTCGCAACGCTGCACCTCATTTCCTCCTACGGTGCACGACAGGACATCCGGATTCACACCGACGACGATGGCTGGGTTGATCGGTTCGACCTCAATACGCAGTCACCGTCGATCACCTCGTGGCACGACGTCGACGCCGTGCTGAGCAAGACCGGCGCCCGCTACTCGTACCAGGTCGCCAAGGTCGATAACGGTCGATGCGATCCGGTGCAGGGCACCAACACCGCCGAATCCCTACCGTTAGCATCGATTTTCAAGTTGTACGTGCTGCACGCCCTGGCGGATGCGGTCCGCAACGGCACGGTGTCCTGGGACGATCAACTAACCGTCACCGACAAGAGCAGAGCTGTAGGCTCTTCAGGTCTGGAATTGCCTCCCGGAGCACATGTTTCAGTTCGTACTGCCGCCGAGAAGATGATCGCCACTAGCGACAACATGGCCACCGACCTGCTAATCGACAGAATGGGCACGCAGGCCATCGAGGAAGCGCTCGTCACGGCCGGCCATCACGATCCGGCCAGCATGACTCCGTTCCCCACCATGTACGAGCTGTTCTCGGTGGGCTGGGGTCAACCAGATCTACGCAGCCAATGGAAGCAGGCACCCCAGCAACTGCGTGCCCAGTTGCTGCAGCAGGCGAATTCCACCCCCTACCAACCGGATCCAACCCGCGCCCACACCCCGGCCTCCAGTTACGGCGCGGAATGGTACGGCAGCGCCGAAGACATCTGCCGAATCCACGCGGCACTGCAAGCCGACGCCGTCGGCCAAGCCACACCCGTCAAACAGATTCTGTCCGCTGTCGCGGGTATCCAGCTGGATCGCAGCGAATGGCCGTATATCGGAGCGAAAGCCGGCGGCTTGCCCGGTGACCTCACCTTTAGCTGGTACGCCGTCGACAAGACACAACAGCCTTGGGTAGTCAGCTTTCAGCTGAACTGGCCCCGCGACCATGGACCGACCGTGACCGGCTGGATGCTCCAGCTCGCCAAGCAGGTGTTCGCGCTGTTGGTGCCGCGATAA
- a CDS encoding type III pantothenate kinase, with translation MLLAIDVRNTHTVVGLLSGSKEQAKVVQQWRIRTESEVTADELALTIDGLIGEDSERLTGAAALSTVPSVLHEVRIMLDQYWPSVPHVLIEPGVRTGIPLLVDNPKEVGADRIVNCLAAFHKFGKAAIVVDFGSSICVDVVSAKGEFLGGAIAPGVQVSSDAAAARSAALRRVELARPRSVVGKNTVECMQAGAVFGFAGLVDGLVGRIRQDVAGFSGDLGDRVAVVATGHTAPLLLPELHTVDHYDQHLTLHGLRLVFERNREAQRGRLKTAR, from the coding sequence GTGCTGCTGGCCATCGATGTCCGCAACACCCACACCGTCGTCGGGTTGCTGTCCGGATCCAAGGAGCAGGCAAAGGTTGTGCAGCAATGGCGGATCCGCACCGAATCCGAGGTCACCGCGGACGAACTGGCCCTGACCATCGACGGCTTGATCGGTGAGGATTCCGAGCGACTCACCGGCGCCGCCGCGTTGTCGACCGTCCCGTCGGTGCTGCACGAGGTGCGGATCATGCTCGATCAGTACTGGCCGTCGGTGCCGCACGTGCTGATCGAGCCAGGGGTGCGCACCGGTATCCCGCTGCTGGTCGACAACCCGAAAGAAGTGGGTGCTGACCGGATCGTGAACTGCCTGGCGGCGTTCCACAAGTTCGGCAAAGCCGCCATCGTCGTCGATTTCGGGTCGTCGATTTGCGTGGACGTGGTGTCGGCCAAGGGGGAGTTTCTGGGCGGTGCCATTGCGCCCGGGGTGCAGGTGTCTTCGGATGCCGCGGCGGCCCGCTCTGCCGCGCTACGCCGCGTCGAGCTGGCCCGACCCCGCTCGGTGGTCGGTAAAAACACGGTCGAATGCATGCAAGCCGGTGCGGTGTTCGGCTTTGCTGGGCTGGTCGATGGCTTAGTCGGCCGCATTCGCCAGGACGTAGCGGGATTTTCCGGCGACCTCGGTGATCGGGTCGCGGTCGTGGCCACCGGACATACCGCACCGCTGCTGCTGCCCGAGCTGCATACCGTCGACCATTACGACCAGCATCTGACCCTGCATGGCCTGCGGCTGGTCTTCGAACGCAATCGGGAAGCGCAGCGCGGCCGGTTGAAGACGGCGCGCTGA
- the lysS gene encoding lysine--tRNA ligase, producing the protein MNADPPETDEALPEQFRIRRDKRARLLAQGRDPYPVAIERTHTLAQVRAAYPDLATDSATDDIVGIAGRVIFARNSGKLCFATLQDGDGTNMQVMISLDKVGSEALDAWKADVDLGDIVYVHGNVISSRRGELSVLADSWQMASKSLRPLPVAHKEMSEESRVRQRYVDLIVRPQARTVARQRIAVIRAIRTALERRGFLEVETPMLQTLAGGAAARPFTTHSNALDIDLYLRIAPELFLKRCIVGGFDKVFELNRVFRNEGADSTHSPEFSMLETYQTYGTYDDSAVVTRELIQEVADEAIGTRQLPLPDGSVYDIDGEWATIQMYPSLSAVLGEEITPQTTVDRLRAIADRLGPEIGPEILDKPSYGHGKLVEELWEHTVGNTLSAPTFVKDFPVETTPLTRQHRSIPGVTEKWDLYLRGVELATGYSELNDPVVQRERFGQQARAAAAGDDEAMALDEDFLAALEYAMPPCTGTGMGIDRLLMSLTGLSIRETVLFPIVRPHSN; encoded by the coding sequence GTGAACGCCGACCCGCCGGAAACCGACGAGGCTCTTCCTGAGCAGTTTCGGATTCGCCGGGATAAGCGTGCTCGTCTGTTGGCCCAGGGACGCGACCCGTACCCGGTCGCCATCGAACGCACTCATACCCTGGCGCAGGTTCGCGCCGCCTATCCCGACCTGGCAACCGACTCCGCCACCGATGACATTGTTGGGATCGCGGGTCGGGTGATATTTGCGCGTAATTCGGGGAAGCTGTGCTTTGCGACACTGCAGGACGGTGACGGCACCAACATGCAGGTAATGATCAGCCTCGACAAGGTTGGTTCCGAAGCGCTCGACGCGTGGAAAGCCGATGTCGATCTTGGCGACATCGTCTATGTGCACGGGAACGTGATCAGTTCACGTCGCGGCGAGTTATCAGTTCTTGCCGATTCGTGGCAGATGGCATCCAAGTCGTTGCGGCCGCTGCCGGTCGCGCATAAGGAGATGAGTGAAGAGTCGCGGGTGCGACAGCGTTATGTCGACCTGATTGTCCGCCCGCAAGCGCGAACGGTAGCTCGTCAGAGGATCGCCGTTATCCGTGCGATACGGACTGCGTTAGAACGGCGCGGGTTTCTCGAAGTTGAGACGCCTATGTTGCAGACACTGGCCGGTGGCGCGGCGGCCCGGCCGTTCACCACACATTCCAATGCCCTGGACATCGATCTGTACCTGCGGATCGCACCTGAACTGTTCCTCAAGCGATGCATCGTCGGTGGTTTCGACAAGGTCTTCGAACTTAATCGAGTGTTCCGAAACGAAGGCGCCGATTCTACGCATTCCCCGGAATTCTCCATGCTCGAGACCTATCAGACCTACGGAACCTATGACGATTCGGCGGTCGTCACTCGAGAGCTTATTCAAGAGGTGGCCGACGAGGCGATCGGGACCAGACAACTACCGCTGCCCGACGGCAGCGTCTACGACATAGATGGAGAATGGGCGACGATACAAATGTATCCGTCCCTGTCGGCTGTGCTGGGTGAAGAGATCACGCCGCAGACGACGGTCGATCGGCTGCGAGCCATCGCGGATCGTCTTGGCCCCGAGATTGGCCCAGAGATTCTTGACAAGCCCAGCTACGGACACGGAAAACTCGTCGAGGAACTATGGGAACACACAGTGGGTAACACCCTGAGCGCGCCCACATTTGTCAAGGATTTTCCGGTGGAGACAACGCCTTTGACCCGCCAGCACCGAAGCATCCCCGGAGTGACCGAGAAATGGGATCTCTACCTGCGGGGCGTTGAACTGGCCACGGGGTACTCCGAATTAAACGATCCTGTCGTGCAGCGGGAAAGATTTGGTCAACAAGCCCGCGCTGCAGCCGCCGGGGACGATGAGGCGATGGCACTCGATGAGGATTTTCTGGCCGCACTGGAGTACGCGATGCCGCCATGCACCGGAACTGGAATGGGTATCGACCGGTTGTTGATGTCTTTGACCGGACTGTCAATTAGGGAGACTGTTTTGTTCCCGATTGTTCGGCCGCACTCCAACTGA